The following proteins are encoded in a genomic region of Candidatus Methanomethylicota archaeon:
- a CDS encoding GIY-YIG nuclease family protein, with protein MLEEVALEYVGKVKEFLAGRSLSFKHVLSIEVPDKPGVYAIFDEHGRIIYVGRTKNLQRRLLEDHRRGDVKGSQFRRALMHNYGFTTEEQINSYVDQCTFKFKEIEDLEERVRLEHFAIAILAPTLNMKVKQ; from the coding sequence TTGCTTGAGGAAGTTGCTTTAGAATATGTTGGTAAAGTTAAGGAATTTCTAGCTGGCAGAAGTTTAAGTTTTAAACATGTTCTTTCCATTGAAGTCCCAGATAAACCTGGAGTCTATGCTATTTTCGATGAACATGGCAGGATAATCTATGTTGGTAGAACTAAAAATCTTCAAAGGCGTTTGCTAGAAGATCATAGGAGAGGTGATGTTAAGGGTAGCCAATTTAGGAGAGCTTTGATGCATAATTATGGCTTTACTACTGAAGAGCAAATTAATAGTTATGTTGACCAGTGCACGTTTAAGTTTAAAGAAATAGAAGATCTTGAGGAAAGAGTTAGACTAGAGCATTTCGCAATAGCCATACTAGCACCAACACTCAACATGAAAGTAAAACAATAA
- a CDS encoding DUF3883 domain-containing protein, with translation MPVSLNIKMYVDVKPNVKYDNLPDLAMRIEKLLGPAIPDESAWGLDRPGLVGPEAISRARNIWRIYNTYVFKKIRLMGSWIVFDYLFSKIAKANPLITCLTLLGLAKYEKRVILKNTYLVTVGLNPEKGIMIFLYKGGPSIEKDLDSLAYVISHIMKSHNIKKVVIDLETLTNAAYELNNSTIWKWTGWITKEGETIPGEIVKSKWKGDYEVKLKKGEWRMLEFEGRFGRIRLSLTERRKRVNVILRKNVFELKPKRNLKPILDELSRILKPYKLTHLTYDQSDEAGILRAYTERRGIVATENIVKEEYGVDARDVSYEFRGYDIEAGEKKIEVKAFRDGDKTIELTENEYEKMYEEGYEIFIVENAWNDNPKVNIIEDPKRLEPKGKERGKPKLAIETETYYEVEEDKWRKRVDKQKLGKV, from the coding sequence ATGCCTGTATCATTAAACATCAAGATGTATGTTGATGTCAAGCCTAACGTAAAATATGATAACTTACCTGATTTGGCGATGAGAATTGAAAAGCTGTTAGGTCCAGCTATACCGGATGAATCAGCGTGGGGTTTAGATAGGCCGGGCTTGGTAGGACCGGAAGCTATAAGTAGAGCACGTAATATTTGGCGAATATATAACACTTATGTATTTAAGAAAATTCGTTTGATGGGTTCATGGATAGTTTTCGATTACCTATTCTCTAAGATAGCTAAAGCAAACCCATTAATAACATGCTTAACATTACTTGGCTTAGCAAAATATGAGAAAAGAGTAATCTTGAAGAATACCTATCTCGTAACTGTTGGACTAAACCCGGAAAAGGGCATTATGATCTTTCTCTATAAAGGAGGCCCAAGTATTGAGAAGGATCTAGATAGCTTAGCCTACGTAATATCTCACATAATGAAATCCCACAACATAAAGAAAGTTGTTATAGACTTAGAAACATTGACGAATGCAGCATATGAGCTTAACAACTCGACGATTTGGAAATGGACTGGGTGGATTACAAAAGAGGGTGAAACAATTCCAGGTGAAATCGTGAAGAGTAAATGGAAGGGGGATTATGAAGTAAAATTAAAGAAGGGGGAATGGAGGATGCTGGAATTTGAAGGAAGATTTGGAAGGATAAGGCTCTCATTAACGGAAAGAAGGAAAAGGGTAAATGTCATCTTAAGGAAGAATGTTTTCGAGTTAAAGCCTAAAAGAAATCTTAAACCCATCCTCGATGAACTTTCAAGAATATTAAAGCCTTATAAACTTACACACTTAACATATGATCAATCGGATGAAGCTGGGATACTAAGAGCATACACTGAAAGGAGGGGGATAGTGGCAACGGAGAATATCGTAAAGGAGGAGTATGGTGTTGATGCTCGCGATGTATCTTATGAGTTTAGGGGATACGATATAGAAGCTGGGGAGAAGAAGATTGAAGTGAAAGCTTTTAGAGATGGAGACAAAACCATAGAATTAACTGAGAATGAATATGAGAAAATGTATGAAGAAGGATATGAGATATTCATTGTTGAAAACGCTTGGAATGACAATCCAAAAGTAAACATAATAGAAGACCCAAAAAGATTAGAACCAAAGGGTAAGGAAAGGGGGAAGCCAAAATTGGCAATTGAAACCGAAACATATTATGAAGTTGAAGAAGACAAATGGAGAAAAAGGGTGGATAAGCAAAAACTTGGGAAAGTATAG